The region GCTCGAGGCCAAGGTCGAGGCCACCGTCGACGTGAGCTCGATCGACACCAATGATGAGGGACGCGACACCCACCTGCGCTCGGCCGACTTCTTCGACACCGAGAACTTCCCGACCATGGAGTTCGTGTCGACCGGTGCCCGCGTCGACGGCGGCGACTTCTATGTCGATGGCGACCTCACCATCCGCGGCATCACGAAGCCGGTCAGCTTCGAGTTCGACTTCGGCGGCTTCGGCGCCGACCCGTGGGGCAACTACAAGGCAGGCGCGTCGGCCAAGACCGTCATCAACCGCGAGGACTTCGGCCTGACCTGGAACGCCGCTCTCGAGACCGGCGGCGTGCTCGTCGGCAAGGAGATCACGATCAACCTCGACCTGCAGGGTGCCCTGCAGGCCTGAGACATCCGGCCCAGGACCCGGGGGCTCGAGTCGCTGCCTGCGACTCAGGCCTCCGGGTTCAGTGCGTCATAGGCGCGGAAGCGCGGGGTGAGGCGCGCGATCATCGCGGCGAGGCCGATCACGAGCAGCCCGCCCAGCAGCGGCGGGAACCACAGAGTGGTGATGGTGGCCAGCGCACCCGCGTACAGGGCGCCCAGTCGCGGACCTCCGGCGACGACGATGATGAACACGCCCTGCAGGCGTCCGCGCATCGCGTCGGGCACAGCCGCCTGCATCATCGTGTTGCGGTAGATCGAGCTGATGTTGTCGGCGGCGCCTGAAAGGGCGAGCGCCACGCACGCGCCGACGATGAGCGGCACATCGGGGGTGTGCTCGGATGCCGGCGGCAGGAATGCCCCGATCAGCACGATCGCTCCGAAGAGAGCTATCGTCGCGCCGTACGCCTGGACCGCACGGGCGATGCCGGCGCCGTGCCAGCGGTACTGGACGATGCGCCCCGAGAACAGGCTCGACACGAAGGTCCCGACGGCGACCGATGCCGTGAGCAGGCCGGTCGTCACCGCGCCTCCGCCGAGAAGGACCGTGCCGAGGGCGGGGTAGAGGGCGAGAGGGTTGCCGAACGTCATCGCCGCGATGTCGAGCAGGTACTGGGCGCGGATGTTCCCGGCACGGCGCAGGAAGCGCCAGCCGTCGACGAGCGATGCCAGACCAGGACGCACGACGGCGCCCTCGGGCAGCAGTGCGGGCAGGGTCCAGAGGCCCAGGAACATGCACAGCATGAGGATCACGTCGATCGTGTAGGTCCACCCGAATCCGGTGAGCGCCACCAGCATCCCGGCCACGGCGGGGCCCACCATGACCGTGAGTCCGAAGGCGACGCCGTTGAGCGCGGACGCTGCGGCGAGCTGAGTGAGCGGGATCAGCCGCGGCACGATGGCGGTCCGCGTGGCCATTCCGACCGAGTTCGCGGCGGCGATGATCATGCTGAGCCCGTACAGCCACCAGATCGTCTCGGTTCCGGTCCAGGTCAGCACCGTGAGAAGGGCGGTCGCCGCGAAGGCGATCGTCGCCGCGATCAGCGCGACGCGGCGCCGGTCGAACGCGTCGGCCAGCATGCCCCCGTAGAGTCCGGCGAGGACCATCGGCACGAGTCCCGCGACGGCGATCATCGAGACGGCGAACGTGCTGCCGGTCAGCTCGAAGACGTGCAGCATGACGGTGACGATGGTCAGCTGTCCGCCGATGCCGGCCAGCGCCGAGCCGATCCACATGCGGGCGAATGCGGGGCTGGTCCTGAGGGGAGTGAGATCGATCAGATGAGCGCGGGAGAACTGCACTCACCGAGGCTATCGGTGCGCGTTCCATGCGGCTGGATGCTGTAAGCTGTTCAGGTTGCCGTTTGATCGGCCGCGGATAAAGAGAGCCCACGCATTCGGCGTCGGGCACCGCGCAACAAGCAGAGAGGGGATCGAATCTATGGCACTGGAAGCAGACGTCAAGAAGGCGATCATCGAAGAGTACGCGACGCACCCCGGTGACACCGGATCCCCCGAGGTGCAGGTCGCAATGCTGACGCAGCGCATCAAGGACCTCACCGAGCACCTCAAGGAGCACAAGCACGACCACCACTCGCGTCGTGGTCTGTTCCTGCTCGTCGGTCAGCGCCGTCGCCTGCTGGGTTACCTGCAGGACGTCGACATCAACCGTTACCGCTCGCTCATCGAGCGCCTCGGTCTTCGTCGGTAATCGACCAGCGTTCAATCGCGCAGAACATTCTTGGAGAGCCGCCCACGGTGTGGGCGGCTCTCGTCATATGTGCGGGCGCCTGCCCCTCGAAAGGGGCAGGCGCCCGCCGCAGGCTCAGAGCCCGACGACCTGCAGTCCGTCCGCGACCACTCGTCCGTCGTGGATGACCGTGCGGTCGTCGCCTCGATCCATCACCGCGCTGGTGGGCGTCTCGCCGTCTACCAGCAGCAGATCGGCGCGGTCGCCGACCGCCGCACCCGGTCGCTCACCGGGGCCGGTGGGGCGGGGTGAGTCGTGCGACATGATGCTCGCGCCGCCCATCGTGCCGACGGCGAGGGCCAGTTCGATCAGGTCATCGCGACGGAAGCCGTTGACGAAGGCGAGCTGCCATGTGCGATCCAGCATGTCGCAGTTGCCGTACGGGCTCCAATAGTCACGCTGGCCGTCCTCGCCGAGGCCGACGCGCACGCCCGCTTCGACGAGCTGTACGAGGGAGAGGTGGTTGCTCGTCGACGGGGCGACGGTGGCCATCGAGATGTCGAGCTCGGCGAACGTGTCGATCAGCCGGCGGCTGGTCGCCTCGTCGACAGCGCCCAGGTCATACGCGTGCGACATCGTGACCTTGCCCTGCATGCCCAGGGCGCGGGTGCGCTCGATCACGAGGTCCGTGCTGAACACCCCGAGATGGCCGGGCTCATGAAGATGGATGTCGACCTCGACCTGGTACTTCTCTGCGAGGCCGAACACGATGTCGAGATGCCTGGCGGGATCGCGGTCGAGCATCGACGGGTCGATGCCGCCCATCACCTGCCTTACGATGGTCGGAGGCCGGGTGGTGATGCGCGACGGTCTGATCGACGGCATCGACCTCGAGACCGTGCGCGCCGACACGCAGGCTCTGTTCGCGAAGATGCGGGCCGCCTACCCGCGTCGCGCGTACCGGCAGGGCACCGTCGATGAGCTGTTCCCGCCGGTGTTCCCCGTGCGCGAGCAGGTGTGACGCCGCCGGATCGGGGCGACGAGTCGGAGCAGGCGGGAGAAGGAGACACCAGATGAGTCTGATGGCGACGAGTGCTGACGGATCCGCCGTCGCGGATCGCGTGTATCGCGACCTCCTTCGCACGATCATCCAGGGCGAGCTCAAACCCGGCGAATGGCTCAAGGAGCGCGAGCTCTCCGAGCGGTTCAACGTGTCTCGCGTGCCTGTCAGGCAGGCGCTGCAGCGGCTCGAGGGTGAGGGCTTCGTGCTGATGTCCCGCCATCGCGGTGCGACCCTCACTCCCATCACCCGCGGCGACGTCGAGGAGATCTTCGACGCGCGGCTGTGCATCGAGCCGTACGCGGCGCGCCGGGCGGCTCAGCGTGTGGGCGGCGGCCTCGACAGCGCCGACCGCCTGCGTGAGATCTTCGACGCGGTTCACCCGGCCGCCGGAGGCGTCAGCGAGTCGAGCCTCGCCTTTCACCTCGAGATCGTGCGTCTCTCAGGCAACCGCATCCTCGAGCGCAGTCTGCGGCCGATGCTGGGGCGCATGGACTGGATCTTCCACGTCGCTCAGACCACCATGGCCAGCGAGCACGCCGAGGATCACCGGCAGATCCTGGCGTCCATCGTCGCGGGGCGGGGAGAGGTCGCGGCGGCCCAGTCGTACGCGCATCTCGATCAGGCCAGGGGTCAGATCCTCGACGCGCTCGCCGTTGAGCTGGCCTGGGACTGAGCCGGCCTCAGGCGGTTTCCGCGGCCGCTCCGATGAGCTCGGCGTGATGGATGGCTGCGACGTCGGGGTGCGCACGAAGGCGCGACTTGAGGGCGTTCTCGCCGTAGAGACTGTGGATCGGGTTCCCGGGATCCTGCGTGACGCCGCGCGCGTGCACGGCGAGCTCAGCGGGAAGCTCGATCAGGGGCAGTTGGGTGTCGAGTGCCGGGTTGAAGAAGAACGGGATCGACAGGCGGTCGTGCGGTGCGCGCGGAGACACCACGCGGTGGTTGGTCGCCTTGAGATAGCCGTTCGTCGCATACTCGAGCAGCTCGCCGATGTTCACCACGAAAGCGCCATCCACGGGCGGGGCGTCGACCCACTCGCCGTCGCGCTCGACCTGAAGCCCGCCGCGGCCGGGCTCGACCCAGAGCAGGGTGAGCACACCGCTGTCCTTGTGCGCGCCGACGCCCTGCTGGGGCAGTGGATCGTTCGTTCCGGGGTAGCGCACGATCTTGATCAGGGTGGAGGGCTCACCGAAGTGGTCGTCGAAATACGACTCCTCGGCACCCAGCGCGAGTGCCCAGGCGCGAAGCAGCCGGCGGGAGATCGCTGACAGGGCCGCGTGCCACTCTGCGACGATCTCACGCAGTTCCGGCTGGGCTTCCGGCCAGAGGTTGGGCCCGATGAGCCGGTTGAACGCGGGGCCGCCTTCGACGGCGTCGCGCTCCGGCCCGATGTCGATCTGCTCTCGCCAGTCGACGGCGCCCTTGGTGCGCTCGCCGCCGACGCGCGTGTACCCGCGGAAGTGCGGGCTCTTGATGTTCTCGATCGCGAGCTTGTCGTCGTCGGGCAGGGCGAAGAAGTCTCGCGCGGCTCGGTGCAGTCGGTGCTCGAGTTCGCTCGGGATGCCTGTCCCCGTGAGGTAGAAGAAGCCGACATCACGGGTGGCGGCGCGCAGGTCGGCGCGGAAGCGTGCTGCGGCTTCGTCGCCGGCATCCAGCTGGGAGAGGTCGAGGACGGGAAGGTTCAGCTCGGTCATGGGTCGACGGTAGAGCGCACCGCCATGACGGTGCAGGAATGTTGCCTTGTCTTACCTGATGACAGCGGTCAGCGACTGCGCCTCGACCCGGTCGGGTCGTTGCGGTGGTCGCCGCCGGCGGTGAGCTCGGCGTCGCGGAACATCCATCGGGGGCGCGGCTCGATCAGCGGGCGGAAGAGCCTGCGTACCGGCTTCGACGACAGTGCGAAGGCGATGCCGACGGAGATGACGATGATGAGCGGAAGCCAGATCCACGTCGGGTCGAGACCGCGCAGAACGCCCGATTCCCGGAAGGGGTACAGCACGAAGGAATGCAGCAGATAGACGTACATCGTGTACTGGCCGAGCGTCGTCCACCGCTGCTGCCTGCGAGGCAGGAGCGCGAAGAAGCTGGCGCTGAGCAGGATCGCGAGCGCGATCAGCCCGAGCCGGATGCCGCCGGCCCACCACTGCTCGCCTGCGAGATCGGCGTAGGAGTCGTCGTAGAAGAGCCAGTGCCGCAGATCGATCGCCACCCAGACGTCGAGCCAGCGCCAGCACGCGAACCCCCAGGCGGCGAGCAGGGTCACCGCGACCGCTCGCACCCACCAGGGCCGGTTCTCGATCAGGTTCAGACGCCGTACGACATCGCGTTCTCGGAGCCACCAGCCGAGGGTGAAGAAGAACATCAGCCCGAGCGTGCGCGAGAGGGAGAACGTGCTGTCGATGTTGGTGAGGTAGCCGACGCCGATCGAGATCGCCAGCGCCCAGGCGAGCGGCCAGCGCAGCAGCGCCAGATAGGGGAGGACGAGGCGGAAGATGCCGAGCGCGATGAGGAACCACAGTGTCCAGGACGGCTGAGTGAGGTTCGGGTCCGCCCGGCCCTCGACCAGCCACTTCGTCAGCGTCCACAGTCCTTCGAAGATCACGTACGGCACGAGGATGTCGGTGATCACGCGGGCCATCTGCCGCCTGGTGGGGCTGCCGGCCTTCGAGAAGTAGCCGGAGATGATGGCGAACGCCGGCATGTGGAAGGCGTACACCCAGAGGTAGAAGGCATACGACACGCCGGAGTCGTAGATGAGTCGCTGCGTGCCGTGGCCGATCACGACCAGCACGATGCATGCGAAGCGGGCGTTGTCCCAGAAGGGAACCCGACGACGGGGGCGGCCGATCGTGCCGGTGGAGGTCGTCACGGGCGGATGCTGATCGGCACTGCTCATGGGTCGAGGCTAGCGGCTGCGGATATGCGGGAATACTGTTGCGGCTTCGGCGTTTCACCAAGTACATTCAAATGAATAGAACGGAAGCCCCAGGGCATCCGGAGCGGAGAGAGAACAGTGAACGAGCAGACCGCCGTGCAGTTCGGCATCATGTCCGTCAGCGACATCACGCAGGACCCGACCACCGGCGTCACGCCGAGCGAGGCCGAGCGCATCAAGGCGACCGCGACGATCGCCAAGCACGCCGAAGAGGTCGGACTCGACGTCTTCGCCATCGGCGAGCACCACAATCCGCCGTTCTGGTCGTCGAGCCCCACGACCTTCCTCGCGCACGTCGCCGCCCAGACCGAGCGTCTCATCGTCTCGACCTCGACGACGCTGATCACGACCAACGACCCTGTGCGCATCGCCGAGGAGTACGCGATGCTGCAGCACGTCTCGGACGGACGCATGGACCTCATGCTCGGACGCGGCAACACCGGCCCGGTCTATCCCTGGTTCGGAAAGGACATCCGGCAGGGACTGCCGCTCGCCATCGAGAACTACGCCCTGCTGCGCAAGCTGTGGGATGAGGACGTCGTCGACTGGGAGGGGAAGTTCCGCACTTCGCTGCAGGGCTTCACCGCGACCCCGCGCCCGCTCGACGGCGTGGCGCCGTTCGTCTGGCACGGTTCCATTCGCACCCCCGAGATCGCCGAGCAGGCGGCCTACTACGGCGACGGCTTCTTCGCGAACAACATCTTCTGGCCCAAGGAGCACTACCAGCGCCTGATCGAGCTGTACCGTCAGCGCTTCGCGCACTACGGTCACGGCACGCCGGAGCAGGCCATCGTCGGAATCGGCGGACAGGTGTTCATGGCGGCCAGCTCGCAGGACGCCGTGACGCAGTTCCGCCCGTACTTCGACAACGCGCCGGTCTACGGCCACGGACCGAGCATGGAGGACTTCGCCGAGATGACCCCGCTGACCGTCGGTTCGCCGCAGCAGGTCATCGACCGCTACGCGTCGATGCGCGACACCTTCGGTGACTTCCAGCGGCAGCTGTTCCTGATCGACCACGCGGGTCTTCCGCTGAAGACGGTGCTCGAGCAGCTCGACATCCTGGGTGGCGAGGTGGTTCCCGTGCTTCGCCGGGAGCTGGCGAAGAACCGTCCGGAGACGGTTCCGGATGCCCCGACCCACGCCGCACGGGTCAAGGCGGTCTATGGCGATGGTCCGGCCAGGCAGGCCCGTCCGTCGGCGAACCGCGGAGACAACCTCACGGCCGGTTCCCCGTACCAGGACGCGCCGGCCCCTGCCGGTGCAGCATTCGGCCTGAGCCGGAAGGGAGCCTGACATGAGCGAGCGTCGCATCGCCGTAATCTCCGCCGGCCTGTCGAACCCCTCGTCGACTCGGATGCTGGCCGACCGACTCGCGGCGGAGACCGCCAAGGCATTGCGCGAGCGTGACATCGACGTGAAGGTCGACGTGATCGAGCTGCGCGATCTGGCGCACGACATCACCAACAACCTGCTCACCGGCTTCGCTCCGGCACCGCTGGAAGAGGCGATCAACCGCGTCGTCTCGGCAGACGCCGTGATCGCCGTCACGCCGATCTTCTCGACGAGCTATTCGGGACTGTTCAAGTCGTTCATCGATGTGCTCGACCCGGACGCGCTCACCGGCAAGCCGGTGCTGATCGGGGCGAACGCCGGAACCGCCCGGCACTCTCTCGCCATCGACTACGCGATCCGGCCGCTGTTCACCTACCTGCACGCCGAGCCCGTCTCGACCGGGGTGTTCGCGGCTTCCAGCGACTGGGGCGCGAACGCCGACGAGGTCGCGCCGCTGAGCTCCCGCGTCGAGCGCGGCGCACGGGAGCTGGCTGAGGCGGTCGCGCGCCGTGAGCCGACGGGCAGCACCGACCCCTTCGATCCGGCGAATTACCTGGGTGAGGGCCGCTCGTTCGGACATCTGCTCGGCGGCCTCGCCGGCGAGTGAGCCCACGAGGGCTGCGACGACGAAGGGCTGCGACATGACGTCGCAGCCCTTCATCGTGGATGGGGGAAGCCCCGCTCAACCGCTCTTGCGACGGAACTCGCGCTTCATCTGCGGCGCGTGCGTGGCGTGCACGGCGGAGTCGCCGTCCAGGTGCGCCTCGCCGCCCCTGCTCTGCGCGTTCTTCTTGTCGAGCGCTTCCTTGAACTTGCGCTTCATCTCCTCAGAAGAGACTGCCTTGTCTTCGCTCATGCCCGTCAGCCTAGCCGCTGCGGCGGACGGAACGGGAGGAGCGACTCCGCCGCGTCGTGACCGCGTCGACCAGCATCCCGAGTCCGACCGCGACGGCCACCGAGACGACGATCGCCGGTACAGGACCACCCGGCACGATGCTGGCGACGATCGCGCCGACGACGGCCTGGTAGACGGCCCAGCCGGTCGCGGCGATCGCAGCAAGACACAGGTACCGCCCGGGTCTCACCCCGGATGCCCCGGCCACGACGTTCACCGCCAGGCGCGCGAACGGCACGAAGCGCGCCGTGAAGAGGACGGTGGCTGTTCCCTGCCGCAGTCGTCGCCTCGCCCAGGCGAACGCGGTCTGCACTCGGGCGGTGCGCATCCACGGCCAGCGGTCTGTGCCCACGAGCCGCCCGATCAGGTAGCAGCAGGCGTCGCCGCACCATGCGGCCGCAGACGCCACCACGATCACCGCTCCGAGGGGAGCGGAACCGTGCACGGCAGCCGCCGCACCCATCGCGGTCACAGCGATCTCACCCGGCACCACGACGAGAAATGCGTCGCCGAGCACAAGCAGAGCCATGGCCGCGAGCCCCCACGGGCCGGTCAGCATCTCGAGCAGCGCGTCGGACGTCACAGCCGAAGTCTCGTCGCCGGCGGTGAACGGCGACCATCCGGCGGATGGCCGGTGACGGGCATCCGTGCATCGGGTGAACTCTTCTCGCGCATCCTCCGACACGTGCTCCGCGCCAGGGTCAGCGGGCCATCCTGGCCTGGTGAGAGTAGCGATCGTGACCGAGTCCTTCCTCCCGCACATGAACGGCGTCACCGGATCCGTGCTGCAGATCCTGCGACACCTCGACCGCTCAGGACACCAGGCGCATGTGATCGCGCCCGCGGCGCCCGACGCGCCCATGCGCACAGGAGCAGCACGCATAGAGACGGTCGCGTCGGTGCCGCTGCCCGGCTATCGGAACGTCCGGGTCGGTGTGGCATCGACACGACAGGTGCGGGAGGGGCTGCGACGATTCCAGCCAGACGTCGTGCATCTCGCCTCGCCCTTCGCCCTCGGGTGGAGGGGTGCGCTCGCGGCGGGCGGCCTCGACCTGCCGGTCGTCGCCGCCTACCAGACCGATGTGGCGGCCTACGCCGCCCGGTACGGCGTCAAGATGACCGCAGCGCTCGCAGAACAGCACCTCGCCCGGCTGCATCGTCGCGCGACGCTCACCCTCGTCCCTTCGGCGGAGTCCGAGGACCAGCTCGCCCGCCTCGGCATAGATCGGCTGCGTCGCTGGGGCAGGGGAGTGGACGCCGAGCTCTTCCACCCCGCAGCCCGCGACGAGAACGGTGAGCAGCGCAATCCCGGCGACGTGACGGTGGGGTATGTCGGCCGGCTCGCACCCGAGAAACAGGTCGAGGACCTCCGCGTGCTGAGCGGGATGCCCGGTGTCCGTCTCGTCATCGTGGGCGACGGACCGTCCCGTTCGCGGCTGGAGGCGCTTCTGCCCGACGCGACGTTCCTCGGGCACCTGTCGGGGGCCACTCTCTCGAGAGCGATGGCGTCGTTCGACATCTTCGTGCATCCGGGGGAGAGCGAGACCTTCGGGCAGACCCTTCAGGAGGCGCATGCCTGCGGCATCCCGGTGATTGCGACGGGACGCGGCGGACCCGTCGATCTGGTCCGCGCGGGAGTCGATGGCTGGCTCTACCGGCCGGGGGACCTCGACGACCTGCGCATGCGGGTGCTCGATCTCGCGGGCGATGCCCGCAGGCGTCGGGCATTCGGTCGAGCCGGAAGAGAGGCCGTCGAGGGGCGGTCCTGGTCGGCCGTGTGCGAGCAGCTGCTCGGGCACTACGAGGAATCGACCGCCTTGCATGCTCTCGATCGATCGCTGCGCGCCCCGCGGGCGCGGCGGCCCGAGCTCGTCGAGCCGGTCCGCGGCCGGCGCTGGGAGCGCTACGTCGCGCTGGGTGACTCGCTCACCGAAGGACTGTGCGACCCGGCGCCGGACGGCGGGGAGCGGGGGTGGGCCGATCGGCTCGCGCTCCTGCTGGCCGCACGCGGTGGTATCGGCTACGCGAACCTCGCGGTGCGCTCTCGCCGCGTGGCCGACGTCTGCGGCCCCCAGCTGCGGCGTGCGCTCGAGCTGCGGCCCGACCTGGTCTCGGTGTTCATCGGCGCCAATGACCTCGTGCTCGTACGCGCCGACGTCGACGCGCTGGTGGCCCAGCTCGAGACGGCCGTCGTCCTGCTGCGCGAGAGCGGCGCCGATGTCGTGCTGGTCACCCCGTTCCTGCCCCGCCGTGCCGCATCCGCGGTCTACGTCCGCCGCTTCGCCGCCTTCGCCGCAGCGCTCGCCGCGGTGGCAGAGCGCACCGGGGCGATTCTCGTCGACGCCGACCGCCACCCGGGGCTCGGGGCGAGGGAGAACTGGGCCGACGATCTCGTGCACCTGTCGAGCCGCGGGCACCGTCTGCTCGCCTACCTCGTCGCCCAATGTCTCGGCGTGCCCCACGCCGAGACACTGGGCGAGCTGGATGCGGCTCTTCACGAACACGAGCGGATCACCCGTGGCCTGTGGTGGCGTCGCCATGCGCTGCCGTGGATCTGGCGGCGTCTGCGCGGACGCACGGCGGGCGACGGCCGCGTGGCCAAGCACGACGACTATGTGGTCCTCGACCGCAATGGCGCGCCGGAGCCCGGCATCCAGGCTGTCCGGCGACACGCCGGCTGATAGGATCAGCGGTGGTGCAGTCTGCGCCGCACAACTGAACAAGGTACGGAGCGGTCGGCTGAGAAGCTGGTCCCCTGTGGTGGATTCCTCGTCGCGCACGGCGCCGGGTGGTCTTCTACTGGTGGCCAGCGCTTGCGAGATTCGCGGGATGCCCGCGCGCTTATATCTGCCCGCATCCGCTCCTTCGCGAGAACTCGCGCGCCACACGGGTGCGCGAGCCTAAACAAAGAAGGAGAGACCTCTTGGAAGGTCCTGAAATCACCGCCACCGAGGCCGTTCTCGACAACGGCCGCTTCGGCACCCGCACCGTCCGCTTCGAGACCGGACGCCTCGCCCAGCAGGCGCAGGGCTCGGTCGCGGCCTACCTCGACGACGAGACCATGCTCCTGTCGGCCACCAGCGCAGGCAAGCACCCGCGCGAAGGGTTCGACTTCTTCCCGCTGACGGTCGACGTCGAGGAGCGCTCGTACGCCGCCGGAAAGATCCCCGGCTCGTTCTTCCGCCGCGAGGGCCGCCCCTCGACCGAGGCGATCCTCGTCTGCCGTCTGATCGACCGTCCACTGCGCCCGTCGTTCGTCGACGGCCTGCGCAACGAGGTCCAGATCGTCATCACCGTGCTGTCGATCGCCCCGGGCGAGTACTACGACGCTCTGGCGATCAACGCGGCCTCCGCCTCGACCCAGATCTCGGGTCTGCCGTTCTCGGGCCCGATCGCCGGCGTCCGCCTGGCCTTCATCCCCGGTCACGGCGAGCACGCCGACCAGTGGGTCGCGTTCCCGACCGCGGAGCAGGTCTCCGAGGCCGTGTTCGACCTGATCGTCGCCGGTCGCGTCGTGACCAAGGCCGACGGCACCGAAGACGTCGCGATCATGATGGTCGAGGCAGAGGCGACCGAGGGCAGCTGGAACCTGATCAAGGCCGGCGCCACCAAGCCGAACGAGGACGTCGTGGCCGCGGGCCTCGAGGCCTCGAAGCCGTTCATCGCGCAGCTCGTGAAGGCTCAGGCCGAACTGGCAGCGACCGCCTCGAAGGAGCCGGGCGTCTACCCGGTCTTCCCGGCATACAGCAGCGAGGTCTACGACTTCGTGGCCGGCCGTGCGTACGACGAGCTCGTCGGCGTCTACCAGATCGCCGACAAGCAGGAGCGCCAGAGCGCCGATGACGCGATCAAGGACCGCGTCAAGGCGGAGCTCATCGAGGCGACCGAGGCGGGCGACCTGCCCGCGGCGGCCCCGCTGGAGTTCTCGGCGGCGTACAAGTCGGTCACCAAGAAGATCGTGCGCGGACGCATCCTCACCGATGGTGTGCGCATCGACGGCCGCGGCCTGGCGGACATCCGTCCGCTCGACGCAGAGGTGCAGGTCATCCCGCGTGTGCACGGCTCGGCGATCTTCCAGCGCGGCGAGACCCAGATCATGGGCGTCACCACGCTGAACATGCTCAAGATGGAGCAGCAGATCGACTCGCTGTCGCCCACGACGAGCAAGCGCTACATGCACCACTACAACTTCCCGCCCTACTCGACCGGTGAGACCGGCCGGGTGGGCTCGCCGAAGCGACGCGAGATCGGGCACGGCTTCCTCGCCGAGCGCGCCCTCGTGCCGGTGCTGCCCAGCCGCGAGGAGTTCCCCTACGCGATCCGTCAGGTCTCCGAGGCGCTGAGCTCGAACGGCTCCACCTCGATGGGCTCCGTCTGCGCGTCGACCCTCTCGCTGCTGAACGCCGGTGTGCCGCTGCGCGCACCTGTCGCGGGCATCGCGATGGGCCTCGTGTCCGACGAGGTCGACGGTGAGACCCGCTACGCGGCGCTCACCGACATCCTCGGTGCCGAGGACGCCCTCGGCGACATGGACTTCAAGGTCGCCGGGACCAGCGAGTTCGTGACGGCGATCCAGCTCGACACCAAGCTCGACGGCATCCCGTCGTCGGTGCTGGCCGGTGCGCTGACGCAGGCGCGCGACGCCCGCCTGACGATCCTCAACGTGCTGAACGCCGCGATCGACGCCCCCGACGAGATGGCGCCCACCGCGCCGCGCGTCATCAGCGTCCAGATCCCGGTCGACAAGATCGGCGAGCTGATCGGCCCCAAGGGCAAGACGATCAATGCGATCCAGGACGAGACCGGTGCGCAGATCTCCATCGAGGAGGACGGCACCGTCTACATCGGCGCGACCGACGGCCCCTCGGCCGAGGCCGCCCGCGCCCAGGTGAACGCGATCGCCAACCCCACCAACCCTGAGGTCGGCGAGCAGTTCCTCGGCACCGTCGTGAAGATCGCCACCTTCGGCGCCTTCGTCTCGCTGCTGCCAGGCAAGGACGGCCTGCTGCATGTCACCGAGGTGCGCAAGCTGGCTGG is a window of Microbacterium esteraromaticum DNA encoding:
- a CDS encoding DUF5302 domain-containing protein → MSEDKAVSSEEMKRKFKEALDKKNAQSRGGEAHLDGDSAVHATHAPQMKREFRRKSG
- a CDS encoding DedA family protein, giving the protein MTSDALLEMLTGPWGLAAMALLVLGDAFLVVVPGEIAVTAMGAAAAVHGSAPLGAVIVVASAAAWCGDACCYLIGRLVGTDRWPWMRTARVQTAFAWARRRLRQGTATVLFTARFVPFARLAVNVVAGASGVRPGRYLCLAAIAATGWAVYQAVVGAIVASIVPGGPVPAIVVSVAVAVGLGMLVDAVTTRRSRSSRSVRRSG
- a CDS encoding glycosyltransferase, yielding MTESFLPHMNGVTGSVLQILRHLDRSGHQAHVIAPAAPDAPMRTGAARIETVASVPLPGYRNVRVGVASTRQVREGLRRFQPDVVHLASPFALGWRGALAAGGLDLPVVAAYQTDVAAYAARYGVKMTAALAEQHLARLHRRATLTLVPSAESEDQLARLGIDRLRRWGRGVDAELFHPAARDENGEQRNPGDVTVGYVGRLAPEKQVEDLRVLSGMPGVRLVIVGDGPSRSRLEALLPDATFLGHLSGATLSRAMASFDIFVHPGESETFGQTLQEAHACGIPVIATGRGGPVDLVRAGVDGWLYRPGDLDDLRMRVLDLAGDARRRRAFGRAGREAVEGRSWSAVCEQLLGHYEESTALHALDRSLRAPRARRPELVEPVRGRRWERYVALGDSLTEGLCDPAPDGGERGWADRLALLLAARGGIGYANLAVRSRRVADVCGPQLRRALELRPDLVSVFIGANDLVLVRADVDALVAQLETAVVLLRESGADVVLVTPFLPRRAASAVYVRRFAAFAAALAAVAERTGAILVDADRHPGLGARENWADDLVHLSSRGHRLLAYLVAQCLGVPHAETLGELDAALHEHERITRGLWWRRHALPWIWRRLRGRTAGDGRVAKHDDYVVLDRNGAPEPGIQAVRRHAG
- a CDS encoding polyribonucleotide nucleotidyltransferase, giving the protein MEGPEITATEAVLDNGRFGTRTVRFETGRLAQQAQGSVAAYLDDETMLLSATSAGKHPREGFDFFPLTVDVEERSYAAGKIPGSFFRREGRPSTEAILVCRLIDRPLRPSFVDGLRNEVQIVITVLSIAPGEYYDALAINAASASTQISGLPFSGPIAGVRLAFIPGHGEHADQWVAFPTAEQVSEAVFDLIVAGRVVTKADGTEDVAIMMVEAEATEGSWNLIKAGATKPNEDVVAAGLEASKPFIAQLVKAQAELAATASKEPGVYPVFPAYSSEVYDFVAGRAYDELVGVYQIADKQERQSADDAIKDRVKAELIEATEAGDLPAAAPLEFSAAYKSVTKKIVRGRILTDGVRIDGRGLADIRPLDAEVQVIPRVHGSAIFQRGETQIMGVTTLNMLKMEQQIDSLSPTTSKRYMHHYNFPPYSTGETGRVGSPKRREIGHGFLAERALVPVLPSREEFPYAIRQVSEALSSNGSTSMGSVCASTLSLLNAGVPLRAPVAGIAMGLVSDEVDGETRYAALTDILGAEDALGDMDFKVAGTSEFVTAIQLDTKLDGIPSSVLAGALTQARDARLTILNVLNAAIDAPDEMAPTAPRVISVQIPVDKIGELIGPKGKTINAIQDETGAQISIEEDGTVYIGATDGPSAEAARAQVNAIANPTNPEVGEQFLGTVVKIATFGAFVSLLPGKDGLLHVTEVRKLAGGKRVENVDDVLSVGQKLLVRITKIDDRGKLSLEPVIDDAPAEGAAEAVSAETAEA